The Procambarus clarkii isolate CNS0578487 chromosome 24, FALCON_Pclarkii_2.0, whole genome shotgun sequence genomic interval CGACttatgttcgaaccacaacgctgtaagtgattaactacaaataaaaataatcgccaacaatcacctaaacacctaacttaaccaatgcctaaatatgcacaaaatatgttaatatataataatatcaaattatatttgagaaaaaacTCCTGttgtgaatgaacagcatgttaaaattgatgaatgcgtctttaggggtcgaccgctggatggaatggacttggtctgaggatgggTTGGCTTCACTCTTGTActgcaaacaccacagtcacggcCAACACATCAGATCAGGAGagattctagtacgacaatttttggcccttATGGAACGCATACGACCGAAAAGTTTTGTAGAACAGGTTGTTCTTTGTAGGAGAACGGGTTGTTCTTTGTAGGAGAACGGGTTGTTCTTTGTAGGAGAACGGGTTGTTCTTTGTAGGAGAACGGGTTGTTCTTTGTAGGAGAACGGGTTGTTCTTTGTAGGAGAACGGgttgttctttgtaggaggacaggttgttctttgtaggagaacgggttgttctttgtaggacaggttgttctTTGTAGGAGAACGGGTTGTTCTTTGTAGGAGAACGGgttgttctttgtaggaggacaggttgttctttgtaggagaacgggttgttctttgtaggacaggttgttctTTGTAGGAGAACGGGTTGTTCTTTGTAGGAGAACGGGTTGTTCTTTGTAGGAGAACGGGTTGTTCTTTGTAGGAGAACGGGTTGTTCTTTGTAGGAGAACGGGTTGTTCTTTGTAGGAGAACGGGTTGttctttgtaggacaggttgttctTTGTAGGAGAACGGgttgttctttgtaggaggacaggttgttctttgtaggagaacgggttgttctttgtaggaagacaggttgttctTTGTAGGAGAACGGgttgttctttgtaggaggacaggttgttctttgtaggagaacgggttgttctttgtaggaagacaggttgttctTTGTAGGAGAACGGGTTGTtctttgtaggaagacaggttgttctttgtaagaggacaggttgttctttgtaggaagacaggttgttctttgtaggagaacaggttgttctttgtaggaagacaggttgttctttgtaggaggacaggttgttctttgtaggagaacaggttgttctttgtaggaggacaagttgttgcCCACAAACAAACTCCGGGAACTCTCAATATATAAGATACTCGTAATTAACAAACAcaattagagataattgaagagtAATTAAGGATCATTTATTCCGGAATTTATACGGATTTAATGAACAGTCGATACTTGAAGGCAACAATGAATATAACATGTACCTAAGTTAACAGCTTAGTGTATAACCAGGCAATTGGTATACACAGGGGTCATAACAGCCCCCTGAAATGGAATATCATTAAATTATCGGGGCTGTTATATgaattatataacaatataatatTCTGGAATACATGGCTTGTACCCCAAGTAACGGAAtacatcaacccgttctcgcactttcgtatagtcaatattgacttattaattaaatacgtgcatatgtgacatactaatttattgtgaatattttagtttaccttgaaaagcttcatagaaaacaccgaccttacctaaccttcttaatatgttaagataagcatcttattgctccgtaattacaattattacttaacctatacctataataggtttttaatagttttttttaacaattattacttaacctatacctataataggttaagtaataattgtaattacgaagcaataagatgcttattttaacatactaagaaggttaggtaaggtcggtgttttctatgaagcttttcaaggtaaactaaaatattcacaataaattagtatgtcacatattcacttatttaataagtcaatattgactgtaagaaagtgcgagaacgggtcgaATACCTATGGCCTGTACCCCCCCAAGTAACGTATATACAAGGGCCTGCGAACCAGACATGAACCAGTATCCCCCCATAaccaccttccccctcccacgGTCGCCCACAGGAAAAGCTGCGCATGCAGCAACAAATTCAGCCTGAAGAGGATGACATCGGGAGTGTGTAACTACACATGTGCCGGGAACACCTGCGTCATATGTGGCGGTCCCGGCAGCTCCAACTTCTACTCTGTACCAGGTGAGTAATATATGTGACAATTTAGACAGGAGCGCTAGAACAGgtagtgttttttttttcccAGACGGAAGAGTGCGATagacagggaagaagggagggaggggtttgTTAGCGGAGTGGGTTGCGTTTGAGAGATGAGGGAGGCGGGTGTATAAGTGCGAGAAGGGGTATTTTTGTTTCTATTTTGGGCTGGACAAATGGGAGATGTATAAGGGGTTATGCACTCTTAAAAATAATGCTTTATTGACGTCCCAAACAGCTGGTGGGGTACCAGCCCCGACCCCGCCCCCATACCAGTGTTCTGGTACGACAACAACGGTGGcggcaacaacaacaagaggAATAACAACGGCACCAGCAACGACAACGGTCGCAGCAAGAACAACAACGGCACCAGCAACGACAACGGTAGCAGCAAGAACAACAACGGGaacagaaacaacaacggcagtaGGAACAACGGCAGCAGGAACAAcggcagcaggaacaacagcaggaaCAACGGTAGCAGGAACAACGgcagaaacaacaacagcaggagcaacaacggcaacaggagcaacaacaggaCAGCAAACAGCAACAACCAATGGAGGAACAGCAATAGGAtcaacaacagccccaccacaGACTGCTACAACGACGTCCGCATCTAACgccacaaccaacgacacccagccAACCACAACAGCCTCAACAACCAACAACTCACAAGCCGTCAACAGCAGTGCAACTTCAGGTgagtctctctctccttttttgtCTAAAAATGTACATATCTAAGCCTATATATGCCGATTTAATGACAAATATACTGTGAATATCGCATATAACAAATATACTCTGAATATCGCATATGATAAATATACTCTGAACTTCGTATAACTTGTTACAATATATTTTCTTCATATTGTTACTAATTATCTCTCCACAGGAAATTTTTTTTAGGCATTATATTCATTTGATCATTTTGTTGTTGAATATCTGAAAAAAAGAACTCGTTCGTTACGGAATAAATTTGAAAATATGTTCGCTAATATATTTCTAAATCAAATATGTTTGCTAATATAGTTCTAAATCAAATATGTTTGCTAATATAGTTCTAAATCAAATATGTTCGCTAATATATTTCTAAATCAAATATGTTCGCTAATATATTTCTAAATCAAATATGTTCGCTAATATATTTCTAAATCAAATATGTTCGCTAATATAGTTCTAAATCAAATATGTTCGCTAATATAGTTCTAAATCAAATATGTTCGCTAATATATTTCTAAATCAAATATGTTCGCTAATATATTTCTAAATCAAATATGTTCGCTAATATATTTCTAAATCAAACGTTCACCAGTAGTACTAAATTGTTCTTAAATATCTTTCTATATTTTGCGTATTGTACATTAAAGAATTTTGCGGAATTATCCTGCAATTTTGCTCATGTAAAGTAAATATGATAATTTTCTTAAACTGTCAATTTTTTTTAGCGtgatataaattaataatttaatggtAATTATGCATTTAAAGCCAAATATTTACTTGTAATTCTAGTCAAAAGAGCGTTATTTGGTTTTTGAGAAACGTTAACAGCTCAAGATGGTTCTTAATGAAATTAAATGGTCTAATTTATTTAATGAAATGTGTTCTGAaatttgtagctcagtcgattaaaggcagcagcgtctgggatgctctcggacgtaggttcgaatcctcgtcacggccctggtggatttgttaatttaaaTGTGTTCTGCTATTGACTGTCCTTTTCTTTCTTGTCTTTTTCTCGGGGCTTTTGTATGTGCCCAAccgcttgagctggacggtagagcgacggtctcgcttcatgcaggtcggcgttcaatccccggccgtctaagtggttgggcatcattccttatacacccccccccccggtcccatctcaaatcccaaTCTTGATCCTTTtccagtgctatgtagtcgtaatggcttggcgctttctcctgatagttcccctccctttgcgagagagagagagagagagagagagagagagagagagagagagagagagagagagagagagagagagagagagagagagagagagagagagagagagagtatcttTGTGACAATATTAATGATTATATTTAACTTTTCAGGTTAATACACATTATTTTGTTAATTATCTTGTAATCATGTATATGTATTATATTTATACATTAGTAACTTACATGTTCAACAGATGTACAGTAATATGAATGTAAAACGGAATAAATTCATCTTTATTTACGTATTAGCTTCCTACACATGAAATAAAATGTTGATATTCTTTTAGATGTAATAACAATTTATGTATAATTAAAAATTTTTAACTTGTAGATTTGGTTTTGATTAAAGTATTTTAAGTGCTACCTTTTAAATATTTAATGTTAGATTACTTTGCTTGAAGTaagagctaaagtaattatgagaaaACACCAAGCCAGAATGACCATAGTGAAGCCTGGTAACAACATCTGGAATTAAGGGATATGAGAACAATGATGTTGaccactacacactagaaggtgaagggacgacgacgtttcggtccgtcctggaccattctcaagtcgatcgacttgagaatggttcaagacggaccgaaacgtcgtcgtcccttcaccttctagtgtgtggtctggtcaacatactttagccacgttattgtgactcatcgcctgcatgagaACAATGAGCTGGGATTCGGTCCAATCAAGTGGGGCTTCGGGAATCGAAGTCCGACCTTGCAATATGCGAATCCTTCGTTCTACCGGCCAACAGAAGTAAGTActggattgatgaagattaagccacccaagaggtggcacggtcatgaatagcccgtaaagaagtaagtaattatcaaaggtgCCAAGCTGGGAAGACTATGCCTGGATATCCATCGCTGGATATCCAAAAAGCGCACAATATCGCTCGGGATATCAATACGAGACCAAAGCAATGTAAGGTGAGCGATATCAAAGGTATCAGATTCACCAAGGGACATTAGGAAAACAAGATGTACGATCATCCCCAAAATCTGGACATTCTACAAGGAGGTGCACGGTTAagtgggacaatgcagtttgaacACAAAAGACCAGTTCGATGTTCCGTTAAGTGAGTTAAGCGTGCATGACCAATAAGAtatgtaacctagccagagccgtttgccATCGTCTGTTATGGTAGTAGAAGGAAGGCCAAGGGGAAAGTTCAATTTTAATAGCACGCAGTTTATTACATAATAAGCCAGCCCAACGACCCAGCCAACGGACGAGGATTGCAGGATGAATAATCAGGCAGAAATCCTAACAAGGAATCACTTTCCGAAAGCAGGAATGGCCTCCTTAGCGGAACAAGGAACAATATAATATATCCACAAATAATTCAGCTAATTATATGTATTAATAAATTCATTATTATAGAACAATATTAAAAGGATTTCCGGGAATATTTAACACAGGACATTTTTAGGAATCATCACATGAGTAAAGATCTGCCTCCGACCTCCGCGCGCGCCATGAGCACCTTGCAAGACATCAATGCGATTGATGCTTTCGACCCCAGACACTAAAACTTCCAGTACCACGTTGTGTACTGTCGGCCGCGGTATTTGGAAGTGGACGTGGCTCGAACGAGCGTCATGGGTTACCTCAGGATCCTAGATTGTATAAAACCTTCAACATATCGTGGGACCATGGCATTAAGGTGTGTCTGGGATTACTTGATTACTAGATGTGAGGTATACATAGATACCGCATATCTTCAACACTATCGATATCCAACATTCACCAGTGACAACTTGACGTGTGCAGTTCCTACCCACACAAGATGCTTCATCAGCCTTGACACAGCAGACAGCCAGACTCCGGCAGCATCGAACTTCCTGGTTCTCGTCTCACACTCGAGCTCCCTGACTACTTCTGCCAAATAAACCGACTGCTGtaaccaggactactaaataaatatgaaaaactAAACTCTTTGAGTGTAATCAACCAAATACGTACATGTAACTCAGAAGGCTGGGTGTCCGGGTCACTCTGGGGTCACTCTAGGGTCACTCTGGGGCCACCAATGTAACGTAATGTTTACTTGGCTGGTTATTTGGCTGAAATAGCCAAATACGACGTATTTGGTTGATTAGATACAAGGAGTTCAAAGGTTTCTCATATTAATTTAGTATAGTCTTGGTCACAGCAGTCGGATTGTTTGGCAATGTAGAGAAATGTTTTAatagttgagacgaagcctgaagcagggcagagagctgagtgagcccGGGGGTGGAGAGCTCGCATGTGGGGTGAGAGTGTAGAACGTGGCGCTCCATTCAGCACATCacccgtgccaggtaagtacgatgggggtcaccatagcccgtgctgcttggaacattttgttccaagtagctgaatctaaaccaaCAAACAGCAGCGTGGCGCTCTGAATGCTGGCGGAGTCGGGGAGCTCGAGTGCGGGACGAGAGCGTGGTGGAAGCGCTACGCGACCCCGAGTCTGTCTGTCTACTCTGTGTCGAGGCTGAAGCGTCTTGTGATGATAAGAAATAAAGACGTCGAATGTTGAAGATGTGCGATATCTCTCAAGCCTCTGTACCGAACTACTGAAATTAGActgatgatgattgatgaagattaagccacccaaatggtggcacgggcatgaatagcccgtaagtggtggcccttttgagccattattagTATCAAGAGCTCTGTGAGCTCcacgagatctgtggaggtgcgactgcaccctgcgtgacgggagatgtctcctcaaATTAGACTGAtgatagattgattgataaagattaagccacccaagaggtggcacgggcatgaatagccgtaAGGATGATGATTCGCCGTCGACTACCAGTCCCCACCTCACCTGACCATCCTCCAGGAGTTTGGGAAGAAGTAGTGACTGTAATTAATTGTACACTTGGGAATTGTAATTAGGAATGTGATAACTAACAGAGGTTCCGTAGGATTAACAAACCCATCTCATTATCTCCACAGGAGCTAATGagagtttggagcgagtatattatatagttaatatactTGCTGCGTGTGATTATGTGGGGGTGAATATGTGATAATGAGGCGAATATAGTGTGGAAATGTGGAGGTGAATGTAGTGTGATGGGGGAGGTGGatatagtgtggtgggggaggtggataTAGTGTGATTGGCGAGGTGGATACAGTGTGATGGTGAGGTAAATATAGTGTGATGGGAGAGGTGAATATAATGTTATGGGGAGGGGAAAATAGTAAGATGGAGATGTGAATATAGTGTGATGGGGGAGGTTAAAACAGTGTGTATTATGTATCTGACCCGGTTATCTGTATTATATTTATACCATTAGagggtcatcttgaggttatcttgagatgatttcggggcttttttttttttagtgtcccagcggcccggtcctcgaccaggcctccacccccaggaagcagcccgtgacagctgactaacacccaggtacctattttactgctaggtaacagggacatagggtgaaagaaactctgcccattgtttctcgccagcgcctgggatcgtacccaggaccacaggatcacaagtccagcgtgctgtccgctcggggagccggtcggccgagcggacagcacgctggacttgtgatcctgtggtcctgggttcgatcccaggcgctggcgagaaacaatgggcagagtttctttcactctatgtccctgttacctagcagtaaaataggtacctgggtgttagtcagctgtcacgggctgcttcctgggggtggaggcctggtcgaggaccgggccgctgggacactaaaaaaaaaaaaaagcccagaaatcatctcaagataacctcaagatgaccctCTAATGGTATAAATATAATGCGCCCAGTACAGGCccatcacgggagacatctcccgtcacgcagggtgcagtcgcgcctccaagatctccagtatcagctcttgatactggtaatggctcaaaagggccaccacttacgggctattcatgcccgtgccacctcttgggtggcttaatcttcatcatcagtaactgcagaaggcctattggcccatgatggttcctcttgatgcttctatattggttcggagtcttgaagtgggtagaatatagttgtgcattaagtgGCTGTTGAtttccagcaatcaacagccacttGGGGCCTCAGAATTTCGAATCACAGACCACTTAAGCAGTAGCCCATAAGTGTAACCACAGAGCTACTGAACACCCACAGAAACAGTCCATCTCAAATTCACGCAACTGGTATCCAACTGAGACTTTAGGCTTGTCTTCGGGTGCCACTTGGGCATAGAGGAATTATCTGATCCACTCCCCAGTCATACAAACTGCGAAATGTATATATATCACACAAGAACATTAGTAAAACATTTAAAACACAAGATGCATGCAAACATTCCCAGGACAGTCGAAGCCTTCATTAATTCTTTGATTTATCGCGAGACATAAAGGTTCCAGCATTAAGCATATCCGTCCCCCACCAACCTCCCCTTCCCAGGACGGTGTTGGCTAATGCGTCCGCGTgcagtctgagtgtgtgtgtgtgcgtggatgTGTGCGTGCGTACACGGCACTGGGCCGCCTGCACGCCAGGTGTACCGTGGGAAAGTGCGCCGCATTTTATAAAAGTGTGGGAACCAGAAGTGTAGCGTGGAAAGTgtaggtggagtgtgtgtgtgtgtgtggagggaagtgtaggtggagagtgtgtgtgtgggggggggggagatgagtaTAGGTAGAGTGTGTGGGTTAAATTCATGCGATTTTGTCTTCCA includes:
- the LOC123747895 gene encoding uncharacterized protein DDB_G0287625-like, yielding MCREHLRHMWRSRQLQLLLCTSWWGTSPDPAPIPVFWYDNNGGGNNNKRNNNGTSNDNGRSKNNNGTSNDNGSSKNNNGNRNNNGSRNNGSRNNGSRNNSRNNGSRNNGRNNNSRSNNGNRSNNRTANSNNQWRNSNRINNSPTTDCYNDVRI